In Archangium violaceum, the following are encoded in one genomic region:
- a CDS encoding TIGR02265 family protein yields MEQRAQLLSRLSRCNPGQQVPGMFLDAVLVSADARSAEVGGLARRLLGEGERLVESYRYPVAWMLGMLDVIGQAAVANGESYGEALFHCGQDAGRAYVRSSVGRVRALGAIASGLHRTLEGIPSAAAVAVNFGEHSYRRLSASSGELVFKQDMIGLAWNAGMVVASTSAALSMGPDELKFEGIPTDEDASSFLLRISW; encoded by the coding sequence ATGGAGCAGCGCGCCCAGCTGTTGTCACGGCTGTCGAGGTGCAATCCGGGCCAGCAGGTTCCCGGAATGTTTCTCGATGCCGTGCTCGTGTCTGCCGACGCCCGGAGCGCGGAGGTGGGTGGGCTCGCCCGGCGCCTGCTCGGTGAGGGAGAGCGGCTGGTGGAGAGCTACCGCTACCCGGTGGCCTGGATGCTGGGGATGCTCGACGTCATCGGGCAGGCCGCGGTGGCCAACGGCGAGTCCTACGGCGAGGCGCTCTTCCACTGCGGGCAGGATGCGGGCCGCGCCTATGTCCGGAGCTCCGTGGGACGGGTGCGTGCCCTGGGCGCCATCGCGTCCGGCCTGCACCGCACGCTGGAAGGCATCCCGAGCGCGGCCGCGGTGGCGGTCAATTTCGGTGAGCATTCCTACCGGCGGCTGAGCGCCAGCTCCGGGGAGCTCGTCTTCAAGCAGGACATGATTGGCCTGGCCTGGAACGCCGGCATGGTGGTGGCCAGTACTTCCGCGGCCCTGTCCATGGGCCCGGATGAGCTGAAATTCGAGGGCATCCCGACGGACGAGGATGCCAGCAGCTTCCTCCTGCGCATCAGCTGGTAG
- a CDS encoding DUF2780 domain-containing protein encodes MDLIGQLSQQLGVDSNQAQGLAGSLLKLVQGTVKEKLGAQAADQMGQAIPEMQGWEQQAPREGSGGGGLLGGLGGLLGGQGQSGGGGGGLMGALGGLGGQAGEVAGIVALLQRFNIDAGKASLVAPLLLNFLKSRLDPKLVSGILTVMPMLANLGGGGNTPEGGGSQGGGGLGGILGGLIR; translated from the coding sequence ATGGACCTCATCGGACAGCTCTCGCAGCAACTGGGAGTGGACTCCAACCAGGCGCAGGGCCTCGCGGGCTCGTTGCTGAAGCTGGTTCAGGGCACCGTGAAGGAGAAGCTGGGCGCGCAGGCGGCGGATCAGATGGGGCAGGCCATTCCCGAGATGCAGGGCTGGGAGCAGCAGGCCCCGCGGGAGGGGTCCGGTGGTGGCGGGCTGCTGGGAGGGCTCGGAGGACTCCTCGGGGGACAGGGCCAGTCGGGTGGGGGCGGCGGTGGGCTGATGGGGGCGCTGGGCGGCCTTGGTGGCCAGGCGGGCGAGGTGGCGGGCATCGTGGCGCTGTTGCAGCGCTTCAACATCGACGCGGGCAAGGCCTCGCTGGTGGCGCCGCTGCTGCTCAACTTCCTCAAGTCGCGGCTCGACCCGAAGCTGGTGAGTGGCATCCTCACCGTGATGCCGATGCTCGCCAACCTGGGCGGCGGTGGGAACACACCGGAGGGGGGCGGCTCCCAGGGCGGCGGAGGCCTGGGCGGAATCCTGGGGGGCCTCATCCGCTGA
- a CDS encoding YfiR family protein: MNSNRGRLGRGLWTLGVLLALLSQTARAEGLPSTLRASLLVRILAYDRRMGTLPPPLTVVVLHLEGNEGSEQTAREFTRALEAASRGKSILGRPVRVIRIGFRDPSQLQAELSAARAAALYACEGLEAYTDRIAQVTRHLSILSFTGSRAQVAQGLAIGLSRQGDSPIILVHLSAAREEGADLDAGLLSLSQLVKPDRE, translated from the coding sequence ATGAACAGCAACCGGGGACGGCTCGGACGCGGCCTCTGGACCCTCGGCGTGCTGCTCGCGCTGCTCAGCCAGACGGCACGGGCCGAGGGACTTCCTTCCACGCTGCGCGCATCCCTGCTGGTGCGCATCCTCGCCTACGACCGGAGGATGGGCACCCTCCCTCCGCCCCTGACCGTGGTCGTCCTCCATCTGGAGGGCAACGAGGGCTCGGAACAGACGGCTCGGGAGTTCACCCGCGCGCTGGAGGCAGCCTCGCGCGGGAAGTCCATCCTGGGCCGGCCCGTGCGTGTCATCCGCATCGGCTTCCGTGATCCGTCCCAGCTCCAGGCGGAGCTCTCCGCGGCCCGCGCGGCGGCGCTCTACGCGTGCGAGGGCCTCGAGGCCTACACGGACCGCATCGCCCAGGTGACGAGGCACCTGTCCATCCTCTCCTTCACGGGCAGCCGCGCCCAGGTCGCCCAGGGCCTGGCCATCGGGCTCAGCCGCCAGGGGGACTCGCCCATCATCCTCGTCCATCTCTCGGCGGCCCGGGAGGAGGGCGCGGACCTCGATGCCGGGCTGCTCAGCCTCTCCCAGCTCGTCAAACCCGACCGGGAGTGA
- a CDS encoding LysR family transcriptional regulator: MQATSWDDLRFFLAVAKHGTLATAARSLGVNASTAGRRIQALEKSLRVRLFLRTREGLRPSAAGEQLRQRLAKLEPELTRLIGGELTPAEAVAGTVRIATTEALAAYLVDRGLCALKDEHPGLVLELLGGNRPVDLARGEADMAIRVTKPEGANLKVRQLQAQAFGVYGSAGYLRQRGRPRGERELGGHDLVVVGGELGALPEARWMEGHQGARIVLRTNSMPALLAAVRNGVGLGVLPSGWAQVEPDLERLFEVPELPRRPMWLVIQPEAHERAAVRVVAARLKELLDPA; the protein is encoded by the coding sequence ATGCAGGCGACGAGCTGGGATGATCTGCGCTTCTTCCTCGCCGTGGCGAAGCACGGGACGCTGGCCACGGCCGCCCGTTCGCTCGGCGTGAACGCCTCCACCGCCGGGCGCCGCATCCAGGCACTGGAGAAGTCGTTGCGCGTGAGGCTCTTTCTTCGCACGCGCGAGGGTTTGCGTCCATCGGCCGCGGGCGAGCAGCTCCGGCAGCGGCTGGCGAAGCTGGAGCCGGAGCTGACGCGTCTCATCGGAGGCGAGCTGACGCCGGCCGAGGCCGTGGCCGGCACGGTGCGCATCGCCACGACGGAGGCCCTGGCCGCCTATCTGGTGGATCGCGGGTTGTGCGCGCTCAAGGACGAGCACCCGGGGCTGGTCCTGGAGCTGCTCGGAGGCAACCGCCCGGTGGACCTGGCTCGCGGCGAGGCGGACATGGCCATCCGGGTCACGAAGCCCGAGGGCGCCAACCTCAAGGTGAGGCAGCTCCAGGCCCAGGCCTTCGGGGTGTACGGGTCGGCGGGCTACCTGCGGCAGCGGGGCCGGCCACGTGGCGAGCGCGAGCTCGGGGGTCATGACCTGGTGGTGGTGGGCGGTGAGCTCGGTGCGCTGCCAGAGGCGCGCTGGATGGAGGGGCACCAGGGCGCTCGCATCGTCCTGAGGACGAACAGCATGCCCGCGCTCCTGGCCGCCGTCCGCAACGGGGTGGGGCTTGGAGTGCTGCCGAGCGGGTGGGCCCAGGTCGAGCCGGATCTCGAGCGTCTCTTCGAGGTGCCGGAACTCCCGCGTCGGCCCATGTGGTTGGTCATCCAGCCCGAGGCCCACGAGCGCGCCGCGGTCCGGGTCGTGGCGGCGCGTCTCAAGGAATTGCTGGACCCGGCCTAG
- a CDS encoding heparin lyase I family protein: MKKTLLLAEALFVLAGIGCGGNPDDLVSNSNEPGESLAVSSEALTTQNCAQLTANSVIDNGNDGNLPTNTLDDLADTRWSRFGRDSWIDYDLGSVQTLTGVAIAWHQGNARASEFSVSVSSDGLSYTSVYTGKSTGTTTAAETYSFAARAARRLRIYVKGNTVNEWSSIAEARVCGTSSTGGGTGSGVVWRGDFETGDRSQWSKTQMVSADRLQVLSSPTRQGSYAIKVTVKQGDNPISASGNRNELVRMTNEKEGDEYFYRWNTMFASDYPSAKTWQLFTQWHHSGDSGSPPVEFYVNGETIYLRLQGSNVVWSRPLVRGQWLDFIFHVKWSAKSSVGFVELYVNGQLVLPKKYSATLYSGMTNYLKVGLYRNSTIAPTGVVYHDGWIQGRSLADVQ; the protein is encoded by the coding sequence GTGAAGAAGACCCTCCTCTTGGCTGAAGCGCTGTTCGTCCTCGCTGGTATCGGCTGTGGTGGAAACCCCGATGACCTGGTTTCCAATTCCAACGAGCCGGGTGAATCCCTCGCGGTCTCATCCGAGGCGTTGACCACGCAGAACTGCGCGCAGCTGACGGCCAACTCGGTGATCGACAACGGCAACGATGGCAACCTCCCGACCAACACGCTCGATGACCTGGCCGACACGCGCTGGAGCAGGTTCGGCAGGGACTCGTGGATCGACTACGACCTGGGCTCGGTGCAAACCCTGACGGGAGTGGCCATCGCGTGGCACCAGGGCAACGCGCGCGCCAGCGAATTCTCGGTCTCCGTCTCCTCGGATGGGCTGAGCTACACGTCCGTCTACACCGGGAAGAGCACTGGCACGACGACGGCGGCGGAGACGTACTCCTTCGCTGCCCGCGCCGCGCGCCGCCTGCGCATCTACGTCAAGGGCAACACCGTGAACGAGTGGTCGAGCATCGCGGAGGCCCGCGTGTGCGGAACGTCCTCGACCGGCGGCGGCACCGGCTCCGGCGTGGTGTGGCGCGGTGACTTCGAGACGGGTGACCGCTCCCAGTGGTCCAAGACGCAGATGGTCAGCGCGGACCGGCTGCAGGTGCTGTCCTCCCCCACGCGTCAGGGCAGCTACGCCATCAAGGTGACCGTGAAGCAGGGGGACAACCCCATCAGCGCCAGCGGCAACCGCAACGAGCTGGTGCGGATGACGAACGAGAAGGAAGGCGACGAGTACTTCTACCGCTGGAACACGATGTTCGCCTCGGACTACCCGAGCGCGAAGACCTGGCAGCTCTTCACCCAGTGGCACCACTCCGGCGACAGTGGTTCGCCGCCGGTCGAGTTCTACGTCAATGGTGAGACGATCTACCTGCGCCTGCAGGGGAGCAACGTGGTGTGGAGCAGGCCGCTGGTGCGCGGGCAGTGGCTGGACTTCATCTTCCACGTGAAGTGGTCGGCCAAGTCGAGCGTCGGCTTCGTCGAGCTGTACGTCAACGGCCAGCTCGTCCTGCCCAAGAAGTACTCGGCCACCCTGTACAGCGGGATGACCAACTACCTGAAGGTGGGCCTGTACCGGAACAGCACCATCGCCCCGACCGGCGTGGTGTACCACGACGGGTGGATCCAGGGCCGCAGCCTGGCGGACGTCCAGTAG
- a CDS encoding ATP-binding domain-containing protein: MSNPDGELPTEAKAIIAEEEALLGRVLASLEAARQRGDSRHQETQGLVAQLQVLRDEAATAPVADLPHLLHQMNQARALLERQGTTLLPDANAPYFAHLRVEGPAGIRDYLLGRTSFADASADVRIIDWRFAPVARVFYRYGEGDSYEEWFGERLSEGTVEVRRLVVIDRGRLTRIQSGTLVLARTPEGSWRQLGSGPSSQLAGGSGTAVRPGQLGVGEGASRREGSLDVTAMLDAEQFEAVSVAADQPLLVLGSAGSGKTTVALHRLAKIAFDDRARYPESRMKVIVPEEGLARLSRRLLAPLGLDKVSVETLDSWAAMAARISFGAKAIKLWEDTPPLVAKLKRHPALRLSFAARLGVLKSSVTTLPQLRKRLAEVFTDRRFLEGVVSRSNGDLPLTAVDETVRHTMLQIATPLSRELEGVDPERLETLDGKSLESDTPDALAGTLDLEDLPLLLFLRFQGGNLGAVGRLVHVVLDETEDFSLFELFVVGKLLGEARSCTLAGDEMQQTSTSFAGWPAVLAELGIRDAATCRLQVSYRCPRPVTELARKVLGTQATTAAPQTGREGAPVGFHHFPDEAQAHLFIGEALRDLLEREPHASVAVIASSPDQARAFHRVVADMSWARLVLEGDFSFEPGVDVTDVDNVKGLEFDYVVIPDATARAYPAHDEARRRLHIAITRTSHQLWIVSAEVRSPLLAGS, translated from the coding sequence ATGAGCAACCCTGACGGAGAGCTGCCCACCGAGGCAAAGGCCATCATCGCGGAAGAGGAGGCGCTCCTCGGCCGCGTGCTCGCCTCATTGGAGGCCGCGAGGCAGCGGGGCGACAGCCGTCATCAAGAGACGCAAGGGCTCGTCGCCCAGTTGCAGGTGCTGCGTGACGAGGCCGCCACCGCTCCCGTGGCGGACCTGCCCCACCTGCTCCATCAGATGAACCAGGCGCGCGCGCTCCTGGAGCGACAGGGGACGACCCTCCTGCCGGATGCCAACGCCCCGTACTTCGCGCACCTGCGCGTGGAAGGGCCCGCCGGCATCCGGGACTACCTGCTGGGCCGCACCAGCTTCGCCGACGCGTCCGCCGACGTCCGCATCATCGACTGGCGCTTCGCCCCGGTGGCCCGGGTCTTCTACCGTTACGGAGAGGGCGACTCGTACGAGGAGTGGTTCGGCGAGCGGCTCTCCGAGGGCACCGTCGAGGTGCGGCGGCTCGTCGTCATCGATCGCGGGCGGCTCACGCGCATCCAGTCCGGCACGCTCGTGCTGGCGCGCACGCCCGAGGGCTCCTGGCGGCAGCTGGGCTCGGGACCTTCCTCCCAGCTCGCGGGCGGCTCGGGGACGGCGGTGCGGCCGGGCCAGCTCGGAGTGGGGGAGGGGGCCTCGCGGCGCGAGGGGTCTCTCGACGTGACGGCGATGCTCGACGCCGAGCAGTTCGAGGCCGTGAGCGTGGCCGCGGATCAGCCGCTCCTGGTGCTGGGGAGCGCGGGCAGCGGGAAGACCACGGTGGCCCTGCACCGGCTCGCGAAGATCGCCTTCGACGACCGCGCGCGCTACCCCGAGTCGCGGATGAAGGTCATCGTCCCGGAGGAGGGGCTGGCCAGGCTCTCCCGGCGCCTGCTCGCGCCGCTCGGCCTGGACAAGGTCTCCGTCGAGACGCTCGACTCCTGGGCCGCCATGGCAGCGCGCATCTCCTTCGGCGCCAAGGCCATCAAGCTGTGGGAGGACACGCCACCGCTCGTCGCGAAGCTCAAGCGACACCCGGCCCTGCGCCTGTCGTTCGCGGCCCGGCTGGGCGTGCTCAAGTCCTCCGTCACCACCCTGCCGCAATTGCGCAAGCGGCTCGCCGAGGTCTTCACCGACCGGCGCTTCCTGGAGGGCGTGGTCTCCCGCTCGAACGGGGACCTGCCGCTCACCGCCGTCGACGAGACGGTGCGGCACACGATGCTGCAGATCGCCACGCCGCTCTCGCGCGAGCTCGAGGGCGTGGACCCCGAGCGCCTCGAGACGCTCGACGGCAAGTCCCTGGAGAGCGACACGCCCGACGCGCTGGCCGGCACCCTGGACCTGGAGGACCTCCCGCTGTTGCTGTTCCTGCGCTTCCAGGGAGGCAACCTGGGCGCCGTGGGCCGGCTGGTGCACGTCGTGCTCGACGAGACCGAGGACTTCTCCCTCTTCGAGCTGTTCGTGGTGGGCAAGCTGCTGGGCGAGGCCCGGAGCTGCACGCTGGCGGGTGACGAGATGCAGCAGACCTCGACGAGCTTCGCGGGATGGCCCGCGGTGCTCGCCGAGCTCGGAATCCGTGACGCGGCGACCTGCCGGCTCCAGGTGTCCTACCGCTGCCCGAGGCCGGTGACCGAGCTGGCGCGCAAGGTGTTGGGCACTCAGGCCACCACGGCGGCACCCCAGACGGGCCGCGAGGGAGCGCCCGTGGGCTTCCACCACTTCCCGGACGAGGCCCAGGCCCACCTCTTCATCGGCGAGGCGCTGCGCGACCTGTTGGAGCGCGAGCCCCATGCGTCCGTCGCCGTCATCGCCAGCAGCCCCGACCAGGCGCGGGCCTTCCACCGCGTCGTCGCGGACATGTCCTGGGCCCGCCTCGTGCTGGAGGGGGACTTCTCCTTCGAGCCGGGCGTCGACGTGACGGACGTGGACAACGTCAAGGGGCTCGAGTTCGACTACGTCGTCATCCCGGATGCGACGGCGCGGGCCTACCCGGCCCACGACGAGGCTCGTCGCAGGCTTCACATCGCCATCACCCGCACCTCCCATCAGCTCTGGATCGTCTCGGCGGAGGTCCGCTCGCCCCTGCTCGCTGGCTCATGA
- a CDS encoding ATP-binding protein — MDLMPRHLSLRARLITLVVLFSTAFALFFLLFFPARMEEQAQHWMLDRALGLTRLLANATEPALDFGDPIYGRRHLETLDSIPEAVFALLLLEDGTPLSAWHPERAPKEPLEARQGAFIRGQEVLARVQIQTRGGQQGTLLLGLSLAELQRESRRTQQLAALISALIIGIGMLAASALGTLLVKPLNRVTRVALRISEGDLGARGELDLSRRDETGTLAAALSRMLDRLYEQRALIESQVRELRSTQEQLIVADRRTSVGTLAAGVAHEINNPLAYVTANLQFALRELPQLKRLAQQGTPDAPSTQEEEDWEEVLKALSEAREGCARVQHIVQSLKSFSRGDDGKREPTDLRHTLETAINMAGNEIRHRARLVRDYQPVPPVEANEVRLAQVFLNLLINAAHAIEPGAADRNEIRISTQQGEDGRVRVAITDTGSGMTPEVRGRLFTPFFTTKPVGVGTGLGLSVCQGIVTSLGGLIEVQSEPNEGSTFTVVLPPCTTAARDGTDEPAAPAPRAKRARILVVDDEPLVGAALRRALGREHEVVVTTGAREALARVRQGPPFDVILCDLMMPEMTGMELYAELQRTNPEQARAVLFLSGGAFTETTRAFLEQHQERALGKPIDMDILRERLRALLEGHASPSSLPVMS; from the coding sequence ATGGACCTCATGCCCCGTCATCTCTCCCTGCGGGCCCGGCTGATCACCCTGGTGGTGCTCTTCTCCACCGCCTTCGCCCTCTTCTTCCTCCTCTTCTTCCCCGCGCGCATGGAAGAACAGGCACAGCACTGGATGCTGGACCGCGCCCTGGGCCTCACCCGGCTGCTGGCCAACGCCACCGAACCGGCGCTCGACTTCGGGGACCCCATCTACGGCAGACGCCACCTGGAGACGCTCGACTCCATTCCGGAGGCCGTCTTCGCCCTGCTGCTGCTCGAGGATGGCACCCCCCTGTCCGCCTGGCACCCGGAGCGCGCCCCGAAGGAGCCACTCGAAGCCAGACAGGGGGCGTTCATCCGCGGGCAGGAGGTGCTCGCCCGGGTCCAGATCCAGACCCGGGGGGGCCAGCAGGGCACGCTGTTGCTGGGCCTCAGCCTCGCCGAGTTGCAACGGGAGAGCCGGCGCACCCAGCAGCTCGCCGCGCTCATCTCCGCGCTCATCATCGGCATCGGGATGCTGGCCGCCTCCGCGCTGGGGACCCTGCTGGTCAAGCCCCTCAATCGCGTCACCCGCGTGGCGCTGCGCATCTCCGAGGGAGACCTGGGCGCCCGGGGAGAGCTCGACCTCAGCCGGCGCGACGAGACGGGCACCCTGGCCGCCGCGCTCTCGCGCATGCTGGACCGGCTGTACGAACAGCGCGCCCTCATCGAGTCCCAGGTGCGCGAGCTGCGCAGCACCCAGGAGCAGCTCATCGTCGCGGACCGGCGCACCTCCGTGGGCACGCTCGCGGCCGGCGTGGCGCATGAGATCAACAATCCCCTCGCCTACGTCACCGCCAATCTCCAGTTCGCCCTGCGCGAGCTGCCGCAATTGAAGCGCCTCGCCCAACAAGGCACCCCGGATGCCCCGTCCACGCAGGAGGAGGAGGACTGGGAGGAGGTGCTCAAGGCCCTCTCCGAGGCCCGCGAGGGTTGCGCGCGCGTGCAGCACATCGTCCAGAGCCTCAAGTCCTTCTCGCGCGGGGACGACGGCAAGCGCGAGCCCACGGACCTGAGACACACCCTGGAGACCGCCATCAACATGGCGGGCAATGAGATCCGCCACCGCGCCCGACTGGTGCGCGACTACCAGCCGGTCCCGCCCGTCGAGGCCAACGAGGTCCGGCTGGCCCAGGTCTTCCTCAACCTGCTCATCAACGCCGCGCACGCCATCGAGCCGGGGGCCGCGGACCGGAATGAGATCCGCATCTCCACCCAACAGGGAGAGGACGGACGGGTGCGGGTGGCCATCACCGACACCGGCAGCGGGATGACACCCGAGGTCCGCGGCCGTCTCTTCACTCCCTTCTTCACCACCAAGCCGGTGGGGGTGGGCACGGGGCTCGGACTGTCCGTCTGCCAGGGCATCGTCACCAGCCTGGGTGGCCTCATCGAGGTCCAGAGCGAGCCGAACGAAGGGAGCACCTTCACGGTGGTGCTCCCGCCCTGCACCACCGCGGCGCGCGATGGCACGGACGAGCCGGCCGCACCGGCCCCCAGGGCGAAGCGGGCCCGCATCCTGGTGGTGGATGACGAGCCCCTGGTGGGGGCCGCGCTCCGCAGGGCCCTGGGCCGCGAGCACGAGGTGGTCGTGACGACGGGTGCACGCGAGGCCCTGGCCCGGGTGCGTCAGGGCCCCCCCTTCGACGTCATCCTGTGCGACCTGATGATGCCGGAGATGACCGGCATGGAGCTCTACGCCGAGCTCCAGCGGACGAACCCCGAGCAGGCCCGGGCGGTGCTCTTCCTCTCCGGCGGCGCCTTCACCGAGACGACCCGCGCCTTCCTCGAACAGCACCAGGAGCGGGCCCTGGGCAAACCCATCGACATGGACATCCTGCGCGAGCGGCTCCGCGCCCTGCTCGAGGGTCACGCTTCCCCCTCCTCCCTCCCCGTCATGAGTTGA
- a CDS encoding medium chain dehydrogenase/reductase family protein translates to MTSTYRAVLLTRKGGPEALELRELPLEPPGPGQVRVRVRATGVGFTDIIMRRGYYPYAPRFPFTPGYEVVGDVDAIGPGVTGLRVGQRVAALTVHGGCAEFMTRGAEEFIPVPDGLDDAEVTALILNYVTAYQMIHRVARVQRGTRALVTGAGGGVSTALLQLLRVAGAEVFGVDSPPKSEAIRAQGARFIDYKERPFDQTVRELVPEGVDVAFDGIGGGNITLCARAVRKGGQVVSYGFTSAVGRDGSSDNLGTFLGMASLFVGTRLRGRRSAFYGITQLYREDPKPFREDLPRLFELLAERKVEPLIAHRLPLLSGRAGQELLERGGVRGKIVLLRAVPEPS, encoded by the coding sequence ATGACTTCCACCTACCGTGCGGTCCTGTTGACGAGGAAGGGCGGCCCCGAGGCGCTCGAGCTGAGGGAGTTGCCGCTCGAGCCACCCGGTCCCGGCCAGGTGCGCGTGCGCGTGCGCGCCACCGGTGTCGGCTTCACCGACATCATCATGCGGCGCGGCTACTACCCCTACGCGCCCCGGTTTCCGTTCACCCCCGGCTACGAGGTCGTCGGGGACGTGGACGCCATCGGCCCCGGCGTCACCGGGCTCCGGGTTGGCCAGCGTGTGGCGGCGCTGACGGTCCACGGTGGCTGCGCGGAGTTCATGACCCGGGGCGCGGAGGAGTTCATCCCCGTACCAGACGGCCTCGATGACGCGGAGGTGACCGCGCTCATCCTCAACTACGTGACGGCGTACCAGATGATCCACCGCGTGGCCCGGGTGCAGCGGGGCACGCGTGCGCTGGTGACGGGAGCGGGAGGAGGCGTGAGCACGGCGCTGCTCCAACTGCTGAGGGTGGCCGGTGCCGAGGTGTTCGGCGTGGACTCTCCACCCAAGAGCGAAGCCATCCGTGCCCAGGGCGCGCGGTTCATCGACTACAAGGAGCGCCCCTTCGACCAGACAGTGCGGGAGCTCGTCCCCGAGGGCGTGGACGTGGCCTTCGACGGCATTGGCGGAGGAAACATCACCCTGTGCGCGCGCGCGGTGCGCAAGGGCGGGCAGGTGGTCTCCTACGGCTTCACGAGCGCGGTGGGCCGCGACGGGAGCAGCGACAACCTGGGCACCTTCCTGGGCATGGCGTCCCTCTTCGTGGGGACACGGCTCCGGGGCCGCCGCTCCGCCTTCTACGGCATCACCCAGCTCTACCGGGAGGATCCAAAGCCGTTCCGCGAGGATCTCCCCCGGCTCTTCGAGCTGCTGGCGGAGCGGAAGGTGGAGCCCCTCATCGCGCACCGCCTGCCGCTCCTGTCGGGGCGGGCCGGCCAGGAGCTGCTCGAGCGCGGAGGTGTCCGGGGGAAGATCGTCCTCCTCCGCGCGGTGCCCGAGCCATCCTGA
- a CDS encoding PQQ-dependent sugar dehydrogenase, producing MKTSLRLGLLLATLPLGASAQTGKYTASGNCDGLPRIDVTTPRGVCVGVVADGFRFPRTVTTLADGSLVVVDMGGWVPRKGSLWRLTPDAASHTYVKRKLLDGLDRPHGSAIGPDGLLYVGEISRVIRVNPDAADPASTKETVVDELPTDGRHPLTAILFDKQGYLYVNRGSASDNCEATKGYRNAKGRTCPEAQGHSARGVIRRYALTGPNRTAPRWMNYAVGLRNSMAMAIHPESGLFVQGENSRDSINKADSTLDDRTEPREELNIIVPWQDYGWPYCYDGNKASPEFKGFDCSRMRQPALQLPAHVAPLGMAYYSGGMFPDWYKGKLLVTYHGYRDFGQKLVAIPTDATGKPTGEPFEIIKGWYKKGSQPLGSPVGVSVARDGSIFLVEDKNGTVLRLFFDPSQGDGIPAPGLSVNPGKDADQDARCRELATRDDSFSRIQRDIIDPLCTSCHGAAGGNAGNLRLARCDDIGNAQRLLAPRPGHSPFVIPRDLKSELYLRLQGTTPGLPPMPAGGLSPEQLEVVEGWIQEGAPVPSAQKAGTGKAMATDGNP from the coding sequence ATGAAGACGTCGCTTCGCCTTGGACTGCTGCTCGCAACCCTTCCCCTCGGGGCCTCGGCCCAGACAGGCAAGTACACCGCCTCCGGGAACTGTGATGGCCTACCCCGCATCGACGTGACCACGCCTCGCGGCGTCTGCGTCGGCGTGGTCGCCGATGGCTTCCGCTTCCCCCGCACGGTGACGACCCTCGCCGATGGCAGCCTCGTCGTGGTCGACATGGGCGGCTGGGTCCCCAGGAAGGGCTCGCTCTGGCGCCTCACCCCGGACGCCGCCTCCCATACCTATGTGAAGCGCAAGCTGCTCGATGGGCTCGATCGCCCCCATGGCTCGGCCATCGGCCCGGATGGGCTGCTCTACGTCGGGGAGATCTCCCGGGTGATCCGCGTCAACCCCGATGCGGCCGATCCCGCCTCCACGAAGGAGACCGTCGTCGACGAGCTCCCCACCGACGGGCGCCATCCCCTGACGGCCATCCTCTTCGACAAGCAGGGCTACCTGTATGTCAATCGCGGCTCCGCCTCGGACAACTGCGAGGCCACCAAAGGCTATCGCAACGCCAAGGGCCGCACCTGCCCCGAGGCGCAAGGCCATTCCGCGCGAGGCGTCATCCGGCGCTACGCCCTGACCGGCCCGAACCGCACCGCCCCCCGGTGGATGAACTACGCCGTCGGGCTGCGCAACTCCATGGCCATGGCCATCCACCCCGAGTCGGGGCTGTTCGTCCAGGGCGAGAACTCCCGAGACTCCATCAACAAGGCCGACAGCACGCTCGATGATCGCACCGAGCCCCGCGAGGAGCTCAACATCATCGTCCCGTGGCAGGACTATGGCTGGCCCTACTGCTACGACGGCAACAAGGCCAGTCCCGAGTTCAAGGGCTTCGACTGCTCGCGCATGCGCCAGCCCGCGCTCCAGCTGCCCGCCCACGTGGCTCCCCTCGGCATGGCGTACTACTCCGGAGGCATGTTCCCCGACTGGTACAAGGGCAAGCTGCTCGTCACGTACCACGGGTACCGGGACTTCGGGCAGAAGCTCGTCGCCATCCCCACCGATGCCACCGGCAAGCCCACCGGCGAGCCCTTCGAGATCATCAAGGGCTGGTACAAGAAGGGCTCCCAGCCCCTGGGCTCTCCCGTCGGCGTGAGCGTGGCCCGGGACGGCTCCATCTTCCTCGTCGAGGACAAGAACGGCACCGTCCTGCGCCTGTTCTTCGATCCCTCCCAGGGCGATGGCATCCCCGCGCCCGGGCTGTCCGTCAATCCTGGCAAGGACGCCGACCAGGATGCGCGCTGCCGCGAGCTCGCCACGCGCGACGACTCGTTCTCGCGCATCCAGCGCGACATCATCGACCCGCTCTGCACGAGCTGCCACGGCGCCGCCGGTGGCAATGCCGGCAACCTGCGCCTCGCGCGCTGCGACGACATCGGCAACGCGCAGCGGCTGCTGGCCCCCCGCCCCGGGCACTCGCCCTTCGTCATCCCCCGCGACCTCAAGAGCGAGCTCTACCTGCGCCTCCAGGGGACCACTCCAGGGCTCCCTCCCATGCCCGCTGGAGGTTTGAGCCCCGAGCAGCTGGAGGTGGTGGAGGGGTGGATCCAGGAGGGGGCGCCCGTTCCTAGCGCCCAGAAGGCAGGCACGGGCAAGGCCATGGCCACCGACGGCAATCCCTGA